A genome region from Anastrepha obliqua isolate idAnaObli1 chromosome 4, idAnaObli1_1.0, whole genome shotgun sequence includes the following:
- the LOC129245468 gene encoding uncharacterized protein LOC129245468, with amino-acid sequence MPTMRLCIAGCPTLGITVHKFPPETDATRRELWLRQFGQNPALYAKKLVFACRRHFSNEMKLGNRLQKDAYPDVNLRKYDKNLPYIEKFGEFGEEPNLQVEYATIPYEMPVTAFSDSEVVDNLPSMASVESNMQLDMKDQKRQCILKCTSRHVLHILPSMEKELERRKKWLYLLAKDPDLYPQKYVYVCDDHFDTNMKCLTKLIRGACPNRNLPPPLQKSIPTNMEAKTECFQKCTDYKRKYRFPSLQHEGQRRQIWLRKFGRDPALYNHEIYACDRHFSDQMRIGPFLRREAIPDQNLMAKVLHETEKNNVSFVSKNWSLRRLDALAKCPARPAAPCQKSKDIVQKLIDVKNRFISTLPAEPPQKDNIINRANMNLMPPTNQTEHPHTPEEHVKMHTLGVFLPKRDGYVVSVDQILSAEDPLDIEKYQPFDWVKPVEPELPMDVHIIQKEAYEENTSDGELSDAATELSDAETKSTFSAREATSESSESDEDMQICGKRKIYSEAYENRKKLKLAQTQSVTNDLVAAKSANLVDMYPKPARHYFPEITDQTEELPATHDSEDKTGVRVCSVLEQLAGAYPTESFSILMDKDNTVVEYGKETNERNNADDIITPDAPKIIDDTEKINSDIADREDDRSFISTSEGSSLTAQPRITQEKALQQNTTTASVEKFLKLRLQQQNQQGRNEQTLTNAVALAESWQQVIKTIEKEQKTNKVKNSLSETGTTAPKLTESSPNLAEIKRETSDKFAEVVSRTNGEKVIAGGRAAMHINGKTTTAGVVPAKANCAQVVGNCGNTIKTNNRAVTRAAQAFEDLSGPQTTITEAAMSIFDGKIEIFVAEAERISETQFEDETSKEISKGKNSLNTNHIDAPSNPTKDVIHNQPPTSNKNQQGNGKPSKERLFFNLRYCILKCENFRKLYAFPSHEVEPKRRRFWFLELGLDLACDWLKQLYICDNHFEPSMLAENNKLKKCAYPRKTFVSPAKLGCLNAGTQTDGNAEQNNVELLRELNELKELDSQQAKEITRIKVLIRLKQEAARLIAEIESCKEEN; translated from the exons ATGCCAACTATGCGTCTCTGTATTGCTGGTTGCCCAACGCTTGGTATAACCGTACACAAGTTTCCCCCGGAAACGGATGCAACCAG ACGCGAACTGTGGCTACGGCAGTTTGGCCAAAATCCGGcattgtatgcaaaaaaattggttttcgcTTGTCGCCGGCATTTCAGCAACGAAATGAAACTCGGTAACAGGCTGCAAAAAGATGCCTATCCAGATGTAAATTTACGCAAATACGATAAAAACTTGCCATATATTGAAAAATTCGGCGAATTTGGTGAAGAACCAAATTTACAAGTCGAATATGCAACCATACCTTATGAAATGCCTGTGACGGCATTTTCGGACTCCGAGGTCGTGGACAATCTGCCTTCTATGGCAAGCGTTGAATCCAATATGCAATTAGATATGAAAGACCAAAAGCGGCAATGCATACTAAAATGCACCAGTAGGCATGTACTGCACATATTGCCATCAATGGAAAAGGAATTAGAACGTCGTAAAAAATGGTTATATTTGCTTGCCAAGGACCCTGATTTGTATCCACAAAAGTATGTTTACGTTTGTGACGATCATTTCGACACAAACATGAAATGTCTGACAAAATTAATACGAGGAGCTTGCCCTAATAGAAATCTACCACCTCCGCTACAAAAATCAATACCAACAAATATGGAAGCGAAGACGGAATGTTTTCAAAAGTGTACGGACTATAAGAGAAAATACCGATTCCCCTCGTTGCAGCACGAAGGCCAAAG aCGCCAAATATGGTTACGAAAATTCGGACGTGATCCAGCTCTTTACAATCATGAAATCTACGCATGCGATCGCCATTTCAGCGATCAAATGCGCATTGGTCCGTTTTTGCGTCGAGAGGCGATTCCAGATCAAAATCTTATGGCTAAAGTATTGcatgaaactgaaaaaaacaatgTTAGTTTTGTGAGTAAAAATTGGTCTCTACGAAGATTGGATGCGTTAGCCAAATGCCCCGCTAGACCTGCAGCACCTTGCCAAAAATCCAAAGATATCGTTCAAAAATTGATTGACGTTAAAAACCGCTTTATTTCAACGCTACCAGCCGAACCACCTCAGAAGGACAACATAATTAATCGTGCAAATATGAATCTAATGCCGCCTACAAATCAAACCGAGCATCCACACACCCCAGAGGAGCATGTGAAAATGCACACATTGGGGGTATTCTTACCAAAACGAGATGGTTATGTTGTATCGGTGGACCAAATTTTAAGTGCCGAAGATCCTCTAGATATTGAAAAGTATCAACCATTTGATTGGGTTAAACCAGTTGAACCAGAGCTCCCCATGGATGTGCATATAATACAGAAGGAGGCCTATGAAGAGAATACCAGCGATGGTGAACTAAGTGACGCTGCAACGGAGCTAAGTGACGCTGAgacaaaatcaacattttcagcgCGAGAAGCCACAAGCGAAAGCAGCGAAAGTGACGAAGATATGCAAATTTGCGGGAAGAGAAAAATATATAGCGAAGCCTatgaaaataggaaaaagttaaaactggCGCAAACTCAAAGTGTGACTAACGACTTAGTAGCAGCTAAGTCAGCAAATTTGGTAGATATGTACCCCAAACCTGCGCGTCACTATTTTCCTGAAATTACAGACCAAACAGAGGAGCTACCCGCCACACATGACAGTGAAGATAAAACGGGTGTTAGAGTTTGTTCAGTTTTGGAACAGTTAGCAGGGGCATACCCCACTGAAAGTTTTTCCATATTGATGGACAAAGATAATACAGTGGTCGAATATGGAAAAGAGACGAATGAGAGAAATAATGCTGATGATATTATAACGCCTGATGCGCCTAAGATTATAGACGACACGGAAAAGATAAATTCCGATATAGCTGATAGGGAAGACGATAGAAGTTTCATTTCCACGTCTGAAGGGTCTTCCTTAACGGCACAACCGAGAATTACGCAAGAAAAAGCATTGCAGCAGAATACCACGACAGCTTCTGTGGAGAAATTTCTGAAGTTACGactgcaacaacaaaaccaacagGGTCGTAATGAGCAAACTTTAACAAATGCAGTTGCTCTTGCTGAGAGTTGGCAGCAAGTgataaaaacaatagaaaaagaacaaaagacTAACAAAGTGAAAAATAGCCTAAGCGAAACTGGCACAACTGCACCGAAACTAACGGAGAGTAGTCCAAATCTTGCAGAAATCAAGCGCGAAACCAGCGATAAATTCGCAGAAGTGGTAAGCAGAACTAATGGAGAAAAAGTGATCGCTGGCGGAAGAGCTGCAATGCATATAAATGGCAAAACAACAACCGCCGGTGTTGTACCAGCAAAGGCAAACTGTGCACAAGTAGTGGGAAATTGTGGCAAcactataaaaacaaataacagaGCAGTGACAAGAGCCGCTCAGGCTTTTGAAGATTTGAGTGGACCTCAAACAACAATCACCGAAGCTGCCATGTCAATATTTGACGGAAAGATAGAGATCTTTGTAGCTGAGGCAGAAAGAATAAGTGAAACTCAATTCGAAGACGAAACAAGCAAGGAAATATCAAAAGGGAAAAATTCGTTGAACACAAACCACATCGACGCACCTAGCAACCCCACCAAAGATGTTATCCATAACCAGCCACCAACAAGTAACAAAAATCAGCAAGGAAATGGTAAGCCATCAAAAGAAAGGCTTTTCTTCAATTTACGCTATTGCATTCTGAAGTGTGAGAACTTTCGGAAATTGTACGCCTTTCCCTCGCACGAAGTGGAACCCAAACGTCGGCGTTTCTGGTTTCTAGAACTCGGTTTAGATTTAGCATGTGATTGGTTGAAGCAGTTGTACATTTGTGATAATCATTTCGAACCCAGTATGTTGGCTGAGAATAATAAACTCAAAAAGTGTGCATATCCGCGCAAGACATTTGTGAGCCCAGCAAAATTGGGCTGCCTGAATGCAGGTACTCAAACCGACGGAAATGCTGAGCAAAACAACGTGGAATTGTTGCGAGAGTTGAACGAGCTGAAGGAATTGGATAGTCAGCAAGCCAAGGAGATCACACGTATTAAAGTTTTGATACGGCTCAAGCAGGAGGCGGCGCGTTTGATAGCCGAAATTGAGAGTTGCAAAGAAGAGAATTAG
- the LOC129245469 gene encoding uncharacterized protein LOC129245469, with the protein MSEDVCNMSTDWENLLDIENKNGRVKHSAEKTPWNSAQITEPKRMPENDDGKIHPFDAKKYPLAEKLYAVLKPFTYNASKLLAIKGTKTLSPLKIIARKCVLSKTSTNPNADSKAVVTSVKILPQNISSVLAASDNNHYMAAGEANSLTIPTINKEDLPIPPDPNTYNLDNVPTLLRVEKRKRKENDFHASASKRAKGTATTAKRIVKADKIHDNIKNQLDPESDTAQCQGENDGSKRLKAGAESIDNQADIESDLVTNAVFNKSSCDSNVVGRHQFTQTEDSATKMLSTLWVLREKVKRQAEEILSLKAAMKLFDTENVIKKFN; encoded by the coding sequence ATGAGCGAGGATGTATGCAATATGTCGACCGATTGGGAGAATTTACTcgatatagaaaataaaaacggCAGAGTGAAGCACTCAGCTGAAAAAACTCCTTGGAATAGCGCGCAAATTACGGAGCCCAAGCGGATGCCTGAAAATGACGATGGAAAAATACATCCCTTTGATGCTAAAAAATATCCACTAGCTGAAAAATTATATGCAGTGCTTAAGCCATTTACTTACAACGCATCCAAATTACTAGCAATAAAGGGAACAAAAACACTTTCTCCATTGAAGATTATAGCACGAAAATGTGTGCTTTCAAAAACATCAACAAACCCAAACGCTGACAGTAAGGCGGTGGTGACATCAGTAAAAATACTTCCACAAAATATATCCAGCGTTCTAGCAGCTTCGGACAATAATCATTACATGGCAGCAGGCGAAGCAAATTCGTTAACTATTCCTACCATTAATAAGGAAGATTTACCCATTCCTCCCGACCCTAATACCTACAATTTAGATAATGTACCAACGCTGCTGCGCGTGGAAAAGCGAAAACGGAAAGAAAACGATTTTCATGCATCCGCCAGCAAACGTGCCAAAGGCACCGCCACTACAGCAAAACGTATTGTTAAGGCTGATAAGATTCACgataatataaaaaaccaaTTAGATCCTGAAAGTGATACTGCACAATGTCAAGGGGAGAATGATGGGAGCAAGAGACTAAAAGCCGGTGCTGAAAGCATAGATAACCAGGCAGATATTGAATCAGATTTAGTTACAAACGCAGTCTTTAACAAGAGCAGTTGTGATAGTAACGTAGTCGGCCGTCACCAATTTACACAAACAGAAGACAGCGCTACGAAAATGTTAAGCACACTTTGGGTATTGAGGGAAAAGGTAAAACGACAAGCTGAAGAAATATTGTCCCTTAAAGCTGCTATGAAGCTATTTGACACAGAAaatgtgataaaaaaatttaactaa